In one window of Escherichia coli DSM 30083 = JCM 1649 = ATCC 11775 DNA:
- a CDS encoding inverse autotransporter beta domain-containing protein yields MSKKYQPLLITHYMSTWVTITEAVEITTKAIKQKITPSDIYRHALSGNILLSVYFQSPVILKKIQTFNGKIKFRQFVGDLLDKLCMLDRDGFIYGQNLRLCTEARYICPVQQIIDTPLLRKLNQFRTFVRNARPGDELDVQAQVSEKNLTPPPGNSSGNLEQQIASTSQLIGSLLAEDMNSEQAANIARGWASSQASGVMTDWLSRFGTARITLGVDEDFSLKNSRDGNPRKWRFDATNSELCAERHEC; encoded by the coding sequence ATGTCAAAAAAATATCAGCCATTGCTTATAACTCATTATATGTCAACATGGGTCACTATAACGGAAGCAGTTGAGATCACTACCAAAGCCATAAAACAAAAAATTACTCCTAGCGATATTTATCGTCATGCCTTGAGTGGCAACATCCTACTATCGGTCTATTTCCAGTCTCCTGTGATACTTAAGAAGATACAAACTTTTAATGGAAAAATAAAATTCAGGCAGTTTGTGGGAGACCTACTTGATAAACTATGCATGCTTGACAGGGACGGTTTTATTTATGGTCAAAATTTAAGACTCTGTACAGAAGCCAGATATATTTGTCCTGTGCAACAAATTATAGATACCCCCCTGTTACGCAAACTCAACCAGTTTCGTACGTTTGTTCGTAATGCCCGCCCGGGTGATGAACTGGATGTCCAGGCACAAGTTAGTGAAAAAAATTTAACCCCGCCGCCGGGTAACAGCAGTGGCAACCTTGAGCAACAGATAGCCAGTACTTCACAGCTAATTGGATCTCTGCTCGCCGAAGATATGAACAGCGAGCAAGCGGCAAACATAGCACGTGGATGGGCCTCTTCTCAGGCTTCAGGGGTAATGACAGACTGGTTAAGCCGCTTCGGTACCGCAAGAATCACGCTGGGCGTGGATGAAGATTTCAGCCTGAAGAACTCCCGTGACGGCAACCCTCGAAAATGGCGATTCGATGCAACAAACAGTGAACTATGTGCCGAACGTCACGAATGCTGA
- the fyuA gene encoding siderophore yersiniabactin receptor FyuA, with product MKMTRLYPLALGGLLLPAIANAQTSQQDESTLVVTASKQSSRSASANNVSSTVVSAPELSDAGVTASDKLPRVLPGLNIENSGNMLFSTISLRGVSSAQDFYNPAVTLYVDGVPQLSTNTIQALTDVQSVELLRGPQGTLYGKSAQGGIINIVTQQPDSTPRGYIEGGVSSRDSYRSKFNLSGPIQDGLLYGSVTLLRQVDDGDMINPATGSDDLGGTRASIGNVKLRLAPDDQPWEMGFAASRECTRATQDAYVGWNDIKGRKLSISDGSPDPYMRRCTDSQTLSGKYTTDDWVFNLISAWQQQHYSRAFPSGSLIVNMPQRWNQDVQELRAATLGDARTVDMVFGLYRQNTREKLNSAYDMPTMPYLSSTGYTTAETLAAYSDLTWHLTDRFDIGGGVRFSHDKSSTQYHGSMLGNPFGDQGKSNDDQVLGQLSAGYMLTDDWRVYTRVAQGYKPSGYNIVPTAGLDAKPFVAEKSINYELGTRYETADVTLQAATFYTHTKDMQLYSGPVGMQTLSNAGKADATGVELEAKWRFAPGWSWDINGNVIRSEFTNDSELYHGNRVPFVPRYGAGSSVNGVIDTRYGALMPRLAVNLVGPHYFDGDNQLRQGTYATLDSSLGWQATERMNISVYVDNLFDRRYRTYGYMNGSSAVAQVNMGRTVGINTRIDFF from the coding sequence TTAAGCGACGCCGGCGTCACCGCCAGCGACAAACTCCCCAGAGTCTTGCCCGGGCTCAATATTGAAAATAGCGGCAACATGCTTTTTTCGACGATCTCGCTACGCGGCGTCTCTTCAGCGCAGGACTTCTATAACCCCGCCGTCACCCTGTATGTCGATGGCGTCCCTCAGCTTTCCACCAACACCATCCAGGCGCTTACCGATGTGCAAAGCGTGGAGTTGCTGCGAGGCCCACAGGGAACGTTATATGGCAAAAGCGCTCAGGGCGGGATCATCAACATCGTCACCCAGCAGCCGGACAGTACGCCGCGCGGCTATATTGAAGGCGGCGTCAGTAGCCGCGACAGTTATCGAAGTAAGTTCAACCTGAGCGGCCCCATTCAGGATGGCCTGCTGTACGGCAGCGTCACCCTGTTACGCCAGGTTGATGACGGCGACATGATTAACCCCGCGACGGGAAGCGATGACTTAGGCGGCACCCGCGCCAGCATAGGGAATGTGAAACTGCGTCTGGCGCCGGACGATCAGCCCTGGGAAATGGGCTTTGCCGCCTCACGCGAATGTACCCGCGCCACCCAGGATGCCTATGTGGGATGGAATGATATTAAGGGCCGTAAGCTGTCGATCAGCGATGGTTCACCAGACCCGTACATGCGGCGCTGCACTGACAGCCAGACCCTGAGTGGGAAATACACCACCGATGACTGGGTTTTCAACCTGATCAGCGCCTGGCAGCAGCAGCATTATTCGCGCGCCTTCCCTTCCGGTTCGTTAATCGTCAATATGCCTCAGCGCTGGAATCAGGATGTGCAGGAGCTGCGCGCCGCAACCCTGGGCGATGCGCGTACCGTTGATATGGTGTTTGGGCTGTACCGGCAGAACACCCGCGAGAAGTTAAATTCAGCCTACGACATGCCGACAATGCCTTATTTAAGCAGTACCGGCTATACCACCGCTGAAACGCTGGCCGCATACAGTGACCTGACCTGGCATTTAACCGATCGTTTTGATATCGGCGGCGGCGTGCGCTTCTCGCATGATAAATCCAGTACACAATATCACGGCAGCATGCTCGGCAACCCGTTTGGCGACCAGGGTAAGAGCAATGACGATCAGGTGCTCGGGCAGCTATCCGCAGGCTATATGCTGACCGATGACTGGAGAGTGTATACCCGTGTAGCCCAGGGATATAAACCTTCCGGGTACAACATCGTGCCTACTGCGGGTCTTGATGCCAAACCGTTCGTCGCCGAGAAATCCATCAACTATGAACTTGGCACCCGCTACGAAACCGCTGACGTCACGCTGCAAGCCGCGACGTTTTATACCCACACCAAAGACATGCAGCTTTACTCTGGCCCGGTCGGGATGCAGACATTAAGCAATGCGGGTAAAGCCGACGCCACCGGCGTTGAGCTTGAAGCGAAGTGGCGGTTTGCGCCAGGCTGGTCATGGGATATCAATGGCAACGTGATCCGTTCCGAATTCACCAATGACAGTGAGTTGTATCACGGTAACCGGGTGCCGTTCGTACCACGTTATGGCGCGGGAAGCAGCGTGAACGGCGTGATTGATACGCGCTATGGCGCACTGATGCCCCGACTGGCGGTTAATCTGGTCGGGCCGCATTATTTCGATGGCGACAACCAGTTGCGGCAAGGCACCTATGCCACCCTGGACAGCAGCCTGGGCTGGCAGGCGACTGAACGGATGAACATTTCCGTCTATGTCGATAACCTGTTCGACCGTCGTTACCGTACCTATGGCTACATGAACGGCAGCAGCGCCGTCGCGCAGGTCAATATGGGTCGCACCGTCGGTATCAATACGCGAATTGATTTCTTCTGA